The following nucleotide sequence is from Nycticebus coucang isolate mNycCou1 chromosome 8, mNycCou1.pri, whole genome shotgun sequence.
CTTTAACACTCAGTTTCTATTTGCTTCGAGATTTACAAATAGAAATGAGAATCAAAGGTTTTAACTCATTTGATAGCACTGGGTATTCAATGTTCCCAGCCTACTTCTCTGAATATTTAGTGTTTCCAATAAATAAATCCAGAACCTTGAACAGCCTTCAGATTTTAAAACACTTTGAAGTCctccattaattttatttaaaaaaggaaaaaaaaaatgctaggttTATTTCAGTTACCTGCAGCAATCAAAAAGCTTTGGCACCTTCTTTAAGGAATTGCACAAAACAGGATGCATCAAGGTGGAAGGCAAACTTCTTTTTGGCAACCTAGGCAAAGAagacaacaaaaaaacaccaccAGGTCCATCTGCAAAAAGTTAGCTAATTTTTATGAGGTTAAAATACTCTAGGGAGTTGTATAAAAAGCATAATACCCTCCCATGCCTTTTGAGGTGTCTTTACTGTACTCTTCAGCATTAATGTCCTCACACTTGATGGAGGGCGAATTTTCATTACTGGAGGTGCTAGGAGACAGCCGCCTTCGCTTACAAGCACTGGTGTATACCCCTGAATCATTGGAATCTAGAGATTTGATAGAAGGGGGTGTCTCTATCCAAGAAGAGCCAATTTCCTCTTTGACTTTCTCCTTGGAGAGTTGATCTTCAGAGAACACAGGGGGGCTTGTTCTGGAGGTCCATGGTAGTCCAGTTGCCATCTTTCTCTGGTAAGAACCTCGACCTCCCCATCCTGCCATTGCAGGGAAGGTTGGATCAGGGTAATACCCCAAGGCATGGGATGTCTGGAGGGGTAAGGATTTAATACCATATGGGAGCAAGGTGCTGGAAGTATATTCAGATTCATAGGAACCGATGTCTAGTTTGTTGGTCCCAGGCTGCTGGACAGGCGTGACAAGCCATCGCTGGGGAGGGTTGGCCACCTCTTCGCTCTGTTGGGGTGAAAGGAGGCCGTTGGTCTGTGGCACGGTTCTCTCGCCATTATAATATCGGGCTTGAGGTAAAGTGTTGACAAAGGGCTCCGGGAAGAAGGATTGAACTCCGTACCGACCTCCAGGGACAATCTGATGGGATCTAGGAGAATCCGTGGGAGATGGAGTTAACCTGTCATTTTCTGAAGCGGTGTACATGCTACAATATAaagagaaacacttaaaaaaaaaaaacaaaaccctaaggTTGTCCCCAAACAAAAACCGCCTCCCAGAAATCACAAAGACTGTGGCATCAGTTAACTTTACTGAGAGCACTGGTCTGTTGGACTAGAAGAACAGAAGCAGGAGATGCGTTCATGTCCTCACAGGTTATGGAGGGCGGCCCAATTTAGTTAGATTCTTGGCTTATCAGGAAAAGTTTCCCAGCATGTAAGAAAAAGTTTCCTCTGGGCATTAGGTATTTAAACTACAAAAAATCCATCCTTACAGGTCCTGGATCATTAAAAAAACTCAGAGCAAACCTCCCTTGTAAATGTGATAGGAAGAACACTGGCTATGGTGTCAGAACACCCAGATTTTAAAAACAGCAGGGCCTTGCTGTTGCATGTAGTGAAATGACATTCTCTTAGTTTCAGGTTTttcttatgtaaaaaaaaaaaaaaatgggggaggaGTAATAATATCTGCTCTTAGGAGGATAAAATAGTTGGATCAAATGGAAAGGAAGGTATATAAATGCAGATTTGTAAAATTTCAGGTCTCTactcaaatgttaaaaaaaattcctcattTTTAAAGCCCTTAACATTTCTTTAGAAATTAACAAAACTCTTTTGTGAAAATTCTAAAGCAAGATTAGTAAAgacaaaaaatatgcaaaaatacaaATAGGTAAAAGTTCCAAACAAGAAAGCTTTTTCTAGCATTCTCAGCAAATCATATGATGTATCACAGTTCAAAGATAATCATACAAGTGTGAATAAAAGCTGCACTTACGAATCATAGTTGTCCCTGAAGCCTTTTGCGAAAGGGTTATGATCAATCTTTAGTTGAGTAATCTAGATAGGGGAGAAAAACAGTCACAGAGTGCTTATCACTGGACCTGTGCTTTAGAGATTCTTGGGATGTTTGGAACACTCACATCAGTGTTTTGGTAGGCAGTCACCGCAATGAACTGCGTTTCTGAGAAGGTAAAGGTCTGGGTCTTCGAGGGCTCGTTCAAGTCCTCCACGCCGTCCTCTGTAACTTCAACAATGTGCAGTCGTGGTTGGTATTTGTGTAAAGACTGTAAGACTATCATCTGGAAAGTGTACAGAAAAAAAGTTGCCAAATCTCAAAGTCTTTCAGGGATTCAACAAAAGTAGATTTTTGACAAATTATCTAGTTTAGAGTGGGACTCCAGAATGCTTCCCACCAACAGGTTTCTTTGCTTACtgctattttaaagatcttgttattgctacttttaaaaacatagctgggtatGAGAGTTTGATCTTCTAAATTCCCAAAagattttagtatttttgttCCTAATAATCAACTCACTGTTATTGAAATccaataaaaaagtgaaaatgagaaaGGTCAATATGAAAAAAAGGTTAGAAATAGTTAAGCAAACAGTGCTTAactgtaaatattataaataccTTGGAAAAGAATATGAGCTAGCCTTAGAAAAGAGATCTATAGCCAGAGCCAGAAGACACCCCCTCCTCCACTGTCACTCTACCTGGGTGTTGTTGTTATTTGCGCCTTTGTTATTGGTGAGTTTTAATTTCCCGAAGGAAATCTCCTGTCTCATCCAGTGGGAACCAGTATTAGGAGACTCTGGGTGAACATACATTTTGTTACCTAagaggaaatgaaacaaaacacaaaacccaAGCATATAGAGCTGTTTAcaaatgggggaagggaagggatatATGTTAGCTATGGGCAAGATGCAAGCACTAGACTTACAGCTCAAGTGTCCCATCAAAACCTGCTTAAGGAGACCAGTGGAGACCAGTATAACTCCACTGATGGCCCTTCTATTTCCAGTCTTCCTTAAACAAGGCATTAAcagtatttcaaaatttaaaaaatggtgctaaCAGGAAATGATTCTGGAAGGTCAATTTGGGGCCTTTAAAACTTGAAGGGCAACACCTGATGGAAGATAGTTGGCATTTTATGGGTGAACTCAACCTTGGCCAGGTCTTTCTCAAATGAACATTAGAATGCCAAGAGCCATTTCTACCCAGAGAGCTTCTGGCTATTAGTTTCTCAGATGTAGGGAATGGGGGCTGGGGTAGTCATAGTTAAAGGATCTAAATATCTATATATTGGTAGGCAAGAAATCCGACTTAGCAATTCTGCTCTGCATCAGTCAACACAAAGAAACTCATACTAACACCTCT
It contains:
- the EOMES gene encoding eomesodermin homolog isoform X1, with product MQLGEQLLVSSVNLPGAHFYPLESARGGSAGSAGHLPGAAPSPQRLDLDKASKKFSGSLSCEAGSGEPAAASAGAPAAMLSDADAGDAFASAAAVAKPGPPDGRKGSPCGEEELPSAAAAAAAAAAAAATARYSMDSLSSERYYLQSPGPQGSELAAPCSLFPYQAAAGAPHGSVYPAPNGARYPYGSMLPPGGFPTAVCPPGRAQFGPGAGAGSGAGGSSSGGGGPGTYQYSQGTPLYGPYPGAAAAGSCGGLGGLGVTGSGFRAHVYLCNRPLWLKFHRHQTEMIITKQGRRMFPFLSFNINGLNPTAHYNVFVEVVLADPNHWRFQGGKWVTCGKADNNMQGNKMYVHPESPNTGSHWMRQEISFGKLKLTNNKGANNNNTQMIVLQSLHKYQPRLHIVEVTEDGVEDLNEPSKTQTFTFSETQFIAVTAYQNTDITQLKIDHNPFAKGFRDNYDSMYTASENDRLTPSPTDSPRSHQIVPGGRYGVQSFFPEPFVNTLPQARYYNGERTVPQTNGLLSPQQSEEVANPPQRWLVTPVQQPGTNKLDIGSYESEYTSSTLLPYGIKSLPLQTSHALGYYPDPTFPAMAGWGGRGSYQRKMATGLPWTSRTSPPVFSEDQLSKEKVKEEIGSSWIETPPSIKSLDSNDSGVYTSACKRRRLSPSTSSNENSPSIKCEDINAEEYSKDTSKGMGGYYAFYTTP